DNA from Pseudomonas putida:
ACGCCCGCGTACCGGATGCCAAGGGCGCGCCAATGGTCGTGCGCATGCAGACCTTGCGCCTGCCTGCCGCCAGCGCCGCAGAGCAGCAGGCTGAAGAAGGCCCGGACCCGCTGGCCTCGTTCGATCCGCGCAAGGTGCCGGCGCTGGACCTGAGCATCGACAAGCTCTACCGCGGTGACGACCTGTTCGGCAGCGCCTCGATCAAGCTGCGGCCGACTGCGCGTGGCGTTACCGCCAGCGACATCGACCTTGACTTCAAAGGCTTGCGCATCGATGGCGGTGGCGGCTGGGAAGGTGAAACCGGCAAAACCAGCAGCTGGTACAAAGGGCGTCTGGACGGCAAGAACCTGGCGGATGTGCTCAAGGCCTGGGGCTTCGCTCCCACCGTGACCAGCCGCGACTTCCGCCTGGATGTAGATGGCCGCTGGCCGGGTTCGCCTGCCGCGGTGAGCCTGACGCGTTTTTCGGGCAGCATGGATGCGGCGCTGCGTACGGGCCAATTCGTCGAGGTTGAAGGCAGCGCCCAGGCACTGCGGGTGTTCGGCCTGCTCAACTTCAACTCGATTGGCCGGCGCCTGCGTCTGGACTTCTCCGACCTGTTCGACAAGGGCCTGGCCTATGACCGGGTCAAGGGTTTGCTGGTAGCCAGTAGCGGCGTGTACGTGACCCGCGAACCGATCACCGTGACCGGCCCATCGAGCAACTTCGAGCTGGATGGCACGCTGGACATGGTGCGCGACCGGGTGGATGCCAACCTGCAGGTGAGCCTGCCGGTGACCAATAATCTGCCGCTGGCGGCGCTGATCGTCGGCGCACCCGCTGTGGGCGGGGCGCTGTTCCTGGTCGATCGACTGATCGGTGATCGTGTGTCGCGCTTTGCCAGCGTTCACTACCGTGTCGAAGGCCCGTGGAAAGAGCCTAGAATCACATTTGTGAAACCTTTCGAGAAATCCCGCTAGGAGTACCCATGAAGGCAGCGGTAATCCAGATGGTCAGCCAGGATGACGTGCTGGCCAACCTGCAGCGTGCCGGTGCCCTGCTGGAGCAGGCAGCGTTGGGCGGCGCACGGCTGGCGGTACTGCCGGAAAACTTCGCCGCCATGGGCCGCAAGGACGCCGCAGCCATTGGCCGTGCCGAAGCCTTGGGTGATGGGCCGATTCTGCCATGGTTGAAACGCACCGCCCGCGACCTCAAGTTATGGATTGTTGCCGGTACCTTGCCTTTGCCACCGGTCGGCCGGCCTGAGTCCAAGGCCCATGCCTGCTCGCTGCTGATCGATGAACACGGCGAGGTGGTGGCGCGTTATGACAAGCTGCACTTGTTCGACGTGGACGTTGCCGATAATCGCGGCCGCTACCGTGAATCGGACGACTACGCCCATGGCGACCAAGTGGTGGTGGCCGACACGCCCGTCGGGCGGCTGGGGCTTAGCGTGTGCTACGACTTGCGTTTCCCCGAACTGTACAGCGCATTGCGTGCTGCCGGCGCGGAGCTGATCACTGCGCCGGCTGCTTTTACCGCCGTGACCGGCGCGGCACATTGGGAGGTGCTGGTGCGCGCCCGGGCCATCGAAACCCAGTGCTACCTGCTGGCTGCGGCGCAGGGAGGCACCCACCCAGGCCCACGGGAAACCCATGGCCATGCGGCGATCGTCGACCCTTGGGGGCGCATCGTCGCAGAACAGGCGCAAGGCGAAGCGGTACTGCTTGCCGAGCGCGACATTGAAGAACAAGCGTCCATTCGGGCGCGCATGCCGGTGGTTTCGCACCGGCGCTTTTTTTTCGCAGGGCGCGTTGCGGCCTGCGCACACCTCGGAGTGACTATGAGCCAGATGTTATCCACCGTCAGTGAGCAGCTCCTGGCCCCAGGCGGCTTGACCCTGGACAGCCTGCAGAGCGTACTGGGTGAGTTGGCCGGCCCCGGCATCGACGCCGCCGACCTGTATTTCCAGGGCCAGATCTCGGAAACCTGGGCGCTGGAAGACGGCATCGTCAAAGAGGGCAGTTTCAACCTCGACCAAGGCGTGGGCGTGCGTGCCCAATCCGATGAAAAAACCGGTTTCGCCTACAGCAATGCCATCAACCTCGAAGCACTGACTTCGGCAGCCCGTGCGGCCCGTTCGATTTCCCGCGCTGGGCAGAACGGCACGGTGCAGGCCTTCCGCAGCCAGGAGGTGACTGCCCTGTATGCCGCGGACAACCCGCTGGACGTGCTCAGCCGTGCCGAAAAGGTCGAGCTGCTCAAGCGTGTCGATGCCGCTACCCGCGCCTTGGACCCCCGCATTCAGCAAGTCAGCGTGAGCATGGCCGGAGTCTGGGAGCGCATCCTGATCGCGGCGGCCGATGGCAGCCTGGCCGCCGACGTGCGCCCCCTGGTGCGCTTCAACGTCAGCGTCATCGTCGAGCAGAACGGCCGTCGCGAGCGCGGTGGGCAGGGCGGTGGCGGGCGTACCGATTACCGTTTCTTCACCGAAGAGCGGGTGATGGGGTATGCCCGCGAGGCGCTGCGCCAGGCCTTGGTGAACCTGGAGGCCATCCCGGCGCCGGCCGGTACCTTGCCGGTGGTGTTGGGTTCGGGCTGGTCGGGCGTGCTGTTGCACGAGGCGGT
Protein-coding regions in this window:
- the tldD gene encoding metalloprotease TldD → MSQMLSTVSEQLLAPGGLTLDSLQSVLGELAGPGIDAADLYFQGQISETWALEDGIVKEGSFNLDQGVGVRAQSDEKTGFAYSNAINLEALTSAARAARSISRAGQNGTVQAFRSQEVTALYAADNPLDVLSRAEKVELLKRVDAATRALDPRIQQVSVSMAGVWERILIAAADGSLAADVRPLVRFNVSVIVEQNGRRERGGQGGGGRTDYRFFTEERVMGYAREALRQALVNLEAIPAPAGTLPVVLGSGWSGVLLHEAVGHGLEGDFNRKGSSAFSGRIGEKVASSLCTIVDDGTLEGRRGSLSVDDEGTPTECTTLIENGVLKGYMQDKLNARLMGMAVTGNGRRESYAHLPMPRMTNTYMRAGESDPQEIIASVKKGIYCANLGGGQVDITSGKFVFSTSEAYLIEDGKITAPVKGATLIGNGPEAMSRVSMVGNDLALDSGVGTCGKDGQSVPVGVGQPTLKLDAITVGGTGA